In the genome of Microthrixaceae bacterium, one region contains:
- a CDS encoding polyprenyl synthetase family protein, protein MTSNPLLALPHVDTDRSRVEEELRLAVTAPTEAMTEMAGHLIGAGGKRVRPLFAVAAGRCIPGHDGPADLDVVRGGVSVELVHLGSLYHDDVIDEATTRRGVESVNSRWGNLKAILAGDFLLAKASEIAASLGVEVAGLLAATIGRLCEGEVRELQDAYQVSRTEEAYLASIEGKTASLLSSACRIGGIVADLPRPEIDALTEFGLAYGMAFQIVDDILDVVATDEQLGKPAGHDLVEGAYNLPVLRALAGPTGDELAGLLGAPIHGETWERARALVRQSNGVAESVEVAQSYVDRAVAVLAPLADRPAAAALQGAARHLLTSLDTVPA, encoded by the coding sequence ATGACCTCCAACCCGCTGCTGGCCCTGCCCCACGTAGACACCGACCGGAGCCGGGTCGAGGAGGAGTTGAGGCTTGCGGTCACCGCCCCAACCGAAGCCATGACCGAGATGGCCGGACATCTGATCGGGGCCGGCGGCAAGCGGGTACGCCCCCTGTTCGCGGTGGCCGCAGGCCGGTGCATCCCCGGTCACGACGGTCCCGCCGATCTGGACGTGGTGCGGGGCGGGGTGTCGGTGGAGCTGGTCCACCTGGGCTCGCTGTACCACGACGACGTCATCGACGAAGCCACCACTCGACGGGGTGTGGAGTCGGTCAACTCCCGCTGGGGAAACCTCAAGGCGATCCTGGCCGGCGACTTCCTGCTGGCCAAGGCATCCGAGATCGCCGCGTCGCTCGGCGTGGAGGTGGCGGGCCTGCTGGCCGCCACCATCGGACGGCTGTGCGAAGGCGAGGTCCGCGAGCTCCAGGACGCCTACCAGGTGAGCCGAACCGAAGAGGCGTATCTGGCCTCGATCGAGGGCAAGACGGCCAGCCTGTTGTCGTCGGCCTGTCGGATCGGGGGAATCGTGGCCGACCTCCCTCGCCCCGAGATCGACGCCCTCACCGAGTTCGGCCTGGCCTACGGCATGGCGTTCCAGATCGTCGACGACATCCTCGACGTGGTGGCCACCGACGAGCAGCTCGGCAAGCCCGCCGGTCACGACCTGGTGGAAGGCGCCTACAACTTGCCCGTGCTGCGGGCACTGGCCGGACCCACCGGAGACGAGCTGGCCGGACTGCTCGGTGCCCCCATCCACGGAGAGACCTGGGAGCGGGCCCGCGCCCTGGTCCGCCAGAGCAACGGGGTGGCCGAGTCGGTCGAGGTGGCACAGAGCTATGTGGACCGCGCCGTGGCGGTGCTGGCCCCGCTGGCGGACCGCCCCGCCGCGGCCGCCCTCCAGGGCGCGGCCCGCCATCTGCTCACCTCCCTCGACACCGTTCCAGCCTGA
- a CDS encoding CapA family protein, giving the protein MRSRAAVGAGHLAVSLMLAATVAGCSGADGSSRATSTTAAPTTTGSTTTSEPTPSEQTATATSAPAAPSEPVTLTFSGDVLLHMPVNDRAARYGAETGKAFDFGPMFDPMRPLVEAADLALCHMEVPIAPDGRLTSYPSFGAPSQVMDGLAHGGYDGCSTASNHSLDRGNAGIVRTLEELDRVGLGHAGTARGPWETGARVYPLDAGTTTIELAHLSYAYGFNGYRLPADAPWAANQIDPDRIRADAAAARAAGAELVVVSLHWGTEYQHQPDAFQRSTAEAILPDSEIDLIIGHHAHVVQPIELVHGRYVVWGLGNHLSNQTQAPRRDGLTVTATAAAGWDGRWRVTGIEAIPTWVDIASFEVLPVAAALSNPATPAGLAKELRASYRRTADVINSPTTPGVTVTPLP; this is encoded by the coding sequence ATGCGATCACGGGCTGCGGTTGGAGCTGGGCACCTGGCCGTCTCGCTGATGCTCGCCGCCACGGTGGCGGGCTGCTCAGGCGCGGACGGGTCGAGCCGGGCCACCTCGACCACCGCGGCACCGACCACCACGGGATCGACCACCACCTCTGAGCCAACCCCGTCCGAGCAAACCGCGACGGCCACGTCGGCCCCGGCTGCACCGTCCGAACCCGTCACCTTGACCTTCAGCGGAGACGTGCTGCTCCACATGCCGGTCAATGATCGGGCGGCCCGGTACGGAGCCGAGACCGGCAAGGCCTTCGACTTCGGGCCCATGTTCGACCCGATGCGACCGCTGGTGGAGGCCGCGGACCTGGCGCTGTGCCACATGGAGGTCCCGATCGCCCCCGACGGCCGCCTCACCAGCTACCCCTCTTTCGGAGCCCCGAGCCAGGTGATGGACGGGTTGGCCCATGGCGGTTACGACGGATGCTCGACGGCGTCCAACCACAGCCTCGACCGGGGCAACGCCGGCATCGTTCGCACCCTCGAGGAGCTCGACCGGGTCGGGCTCGGCCACGCCGGCACGGCCCGGGGGCCGTGGGAGACCGGGGCGCGGGTCTATCCCCTCGACGCCGGCACCACCACCATCGAGCTGGCCCACCTCAGCTATGCCTACGGGTTCAACGGTTACCGACTCCCGGCCGACGCCCCGTGGGCCGCCAACCAGATAGATCCCGACCGGATCCGGGCCGACGCCGCCGCCGCCCGCGCCGCCGGAGCCGAGCTGGTGGTGGTGAGCCTGCACTGGGGCACCGAGTACCAGCACCAGCCCGACGCGTTCCAACGTTCCACCGCCGAGGCGATCCTGCCCGACTCCGAGATCGACCTGATCATCGGCCATCACGCCCACGTGGTTCAGCCCATCGAGCTCGTCCACGGGCGCTACGTGGTGTGGGGGCTGGGCAACCACCTCTCCAACCAGACCCAGGCCCCGCGTCGTGACGGGCTCACCGTGACGGCCACCGCCGCCGCGGGTTGGGACGGACGATGGAGGGTGACGGGCATCGAGGCCATCCCTACCTGGGTGGACATCGCCAGCTTCGAGGTTCTGCCGGTCGCCGCCGCCCTGTCGAACCCAGCCACCCCGGCGGGCCTCGCCAAGGAGCTACGAGCCTCCTACCGCCGAACGGCAGACGTGATCAACTCGCCGACAACGCCCGGCGTGACCGTCACACCCCTGCCTTGA
- a CDS encoding alpha/beta fold hydrolase, translating into MPVVTVEDGTRINYALGGRRDGEPLLLIHGLGADTRGWIMQRRALGSRFRLIAVDNRGVGRSDRPEGPYDLAVMAADAMAVLDHAGYGSAHVVGASMGGIIAQIVAVLYPTQVRSLTLACTAAHHYSWRRELLAEWAELAETRGMREFTLRNMEWMVGPRSLKRLWPAMAVLGPLAFNVPVASFVAQIQAILGGDDGLRDELVHVSAPTLVLVGSQDVLTTQGDSEEIADLIPNSELAVVRGGAHLFMVEQAGAFNQAVTGFLDRVTTKIPVTLQT; encoded by the coding sequence ATGCCCGTCGTGACCGTCGAGGACGGAACCCGGATCAACTACGCCTTGGGCGGTCGCCGTGATGGTGAGCCCTTGCTGCTCATCCACGGCCTGGGGGCCGACACCCGGGGTTGGATCATGCAGCGTCGAGCGCTCGGTTCGCGCTTCCGCCTCATTGCGGTGGACAACCGGGGGGTGGGCCGTTCCGATCGCCCCGAGGGTCCCTATGACCTGGCTGTCATGGCCGCTGACGCCATGGCCGTCTTGGACCACGCCGGTTACGGCTCGGCCCACGTGGTCGGGGCCTCGATGGGTGGGATCATCGCCCAGATCGTGGCTGTCCTCTATCCCACCCAGGTCAGGTCCCTGACCTTGGCCTGCACCGCCGCCCACCACTACTCGTGGCGCCGTGAGCTCCTGGCCGAGTGGGCAGAACTGGCCGAGACAAGGGGAATGAGGGAGTTCACCCTCCGGAACATGGAGTGGATGGTCGGTCCCCGTTCCCTCAAGCGGCTGTGGCCGGCCATGGCGGTGCTGGGGCCACTGGCCTTCAACGTTCCGGTGGCGTCGTTCGTGGCCCAGATCCAAGCCATCTTGGGTGGTGACGACGGGCTGCGAGACGAACTGGTCCACGTGAGCGCCCCAACCCTGGTCCTGGTGGGTAGCCAGGACGTGCTGACCACCCAGGGAGACAGCGAGGAGATCGCGGACCTGATCCCCAACTCGGAGCTGGCCGTGGTGCGAGGCGGAGCTCACTTGTTCATGGTCGAGCAGGCCGGGGCCTTCAACCAGGCCGTGACCGGGTTCCTGGATCGGGTCACCACCAAGATTCCGGTCACGCTCCAAACCTGA
- a CDS encoding NAD-dependent epimerase/dehydratase family protein: protein MRVLVTGMGGELGTRVVNLFEGDPAVTDICGIDGWPPRRRIHRVAFHRVDPADRRKAVAVVRDFDPEVIVHLGVYEPNARLDPTRSRLSTAASAVSVLGAATSCPSLKAIVVRSGIEVYGRRRGAPTRPDIDSRVDPTTPFGASLAHVEQVARDAGQSAGVPVTFLRCAPILGPSFPSPVGRYLRLPVVAVNPMAELPFSVLHQEDAAAAFVSAANVGHDGPLIVTGPGAVTASQAVLIGGRVPLPVMGPAWWLAGRSADLLGAPLPPHVAEIVVRGGVADGDSGRTVLGVDPRPTREVIEQLYHWEKVAMVPVTHGRSDGRASGGTGRSPR, encoded by the coding sequence GTGAGGGTACTGGTAACGGGTATGGGGGGAGAGCTCGGAACGCGGGTGGTCAACCTGTTCGAGGGTGACCCGGCCGTCACCGACATCTGCGGTATCGACGGTTGGCCTCCCCGCCGACGAATCCACCGGGTTGCCTTCCACCGGGTCGATCCCGCCGACCGACGCAAAGCGGTGGCGGTCGTGCGCGACTTCGACCCCGAGGTGATCGTTCACCTTGGCGTGTACGAGCCGAACGCCCGGCTGGATCCCACCCGGTCCCGGCTCAGCACCGCGGCTTCGGCCGTCTCGGTGCTGGGCGCGGCCACCTCGTGTCCGTCCCTGAAGGCCATCGTGGTGCGGTCGGGTATCGAGGTCTACGGCCGGAGACGAGGCGCGCCCACCCGCCCCGACATCGATTCGCGAGTCGACCCCACCACACCCTTCGGGGCGTCGCTGGCCCACGTCGAACAGGTGGCCCGAGACGCGGGGCAGTCCGCGGGGGTTCCGGTCACGTTTTTGCGCTGTGCCCCCATCCTCGGGCCCAGCTTCCCCAGTCCGGTGGGTCGTTACCTCCGGCTTCCCGTCGTCGCCGTGAACCCAATGGCCGAGCTGCCGTTCTCGGTGCTGCACCAAGAGGACGCCGCCGCCGCCTTCGTGTCGGCCGCCAACGTCGGCCACGACGGACCGTTGATCGTCACGGGACCGGGGGCGGTCACCGCCTCCCAGGCCGTGCTCATCGGCGGCCGAGTGCCATTGCCGGTGATGGGGCCGGCCTGGTGGCTGGCGGGGCGCAGCGCCGACCTGCTCGGAGCCCCCCTGCCCCCTCACGTGGCTGAGATCGTCGTCCGAGGTGGCGTGGCCGACGGAGATTCGGGCCGAACCGTGCTGGGGGTAGACCCTCGACCCACCCGTGAGGTGATCGAACAGCTCTACCACTGGGAGAAGGTCGCCATGGTCCCCGTGACCCACGGCCGCAGCGACGGTCGAGCCTCGGGTGGCACCGGAAGGAGTCCCAGGTGA
- a CDS encoding type III pantothenate kinase, translated as MLLAADVGNTQTLIGLFGDDGSVGSADDHDKVSRCEEGLLDHWRIHTNGRRTSDEYALQIQEFLGFHGFSFDDDIDGIAIASVVPSVTAALREMTVKYFGFKPVVIEAGVKTGMPILTENPREVGADRIANAVGAADLYDGPIVVIDFGTATTYDAVSARGEYLGGVIAPGLEISLDALYTRAAALRRVELVEPRSVIGRTTVESIQAGALYGFAGQVDGICRRMAEELGDLTVVATGGLAEWIAPHTASIGNIEPWLTLHGLRLVFARNS; from the coding sequence ATGCTCTTGGCCGCCGACGTCGGCAACACCCAGACCCTCATCGGGCTGTTCGGAGACGACGGTTCGGTCGGTTCCGCTGACGACCACGACAAGGTGAGTCGGTGCGAGGAGGGGCTGCTGGACCATTGGCGGATCCACACCAACGGTCGTCGGACCAGTGACGAGTACGCCCTTCAGATCCAGGAGTTCTTGGGCTTCCACGGCTTCTCCTTCGACGACGACATCGACGGCATTGCCATCGCGTCGGTGGTCCCGTCGGTCACGGCGGCACTTAGGGAGATGACGGTCAAGTACTTCGGGTTCAAGCCGGTGGTGATCGAGGCTGGCGTCAAGACCGGGATGCCGATCCTCACCGAGAACCCGCGGGAGGTGGGAGCCGATCGCATCGCCAACGCGGTGGGGGCCGCCGACCTCTATGACGGTCCGATCGTGGTCATCGATTTCGGCACGGCCACCACCTACGACGCGGTGTCGGCCCGTGGTGAGTACCTGGGCGGTGTCATCGCCCCGGGGTTGGAGATCAGCCTCGATGCCCTCTACACCCGGGCCGCGGCCCTACGCCGGGTCGAGTTGGTGGAGCCGCGCAGCGTTATCGGTCGGACCACGGTCGAGTCGATCCAGGCCGGTGCCCTGTATGGCTTCGCCGGTCAGGTCGACGGCATCTGTCGTCGCATGGCCGAGGAACTGGGCGACCTGACCGTTGTGGCCACCGGTGGCTTGGCCGAGTGGATCGCCCCTCACACCGCCTCGATCGGCAACATCGAGCCCTGGCTCACCCTCCACGGCCTGCGCCTCGTCTTCGCCCGCAACTCCTGA
- the nadC gene encoding carboxylating nicotinate-nucleotide diphosphorylase: protein MTVRRPFDPPRGVVRDLVARALAEDLDPLGDLSASLLPPSARAEARFVVRTSGVVAGLACVDETFTQVDDAITCEWRVTDGDVVDPRDVLGTVNGPLASVLTAERTALNFLGHLSGIATRTRAFVDAASPLRVWDTRKTIPGLRSVQKAAVRAGGARNHRGNLSDWVMFKDNHLTALGIVDAVALARDTWPGRTVHVECDHIDQVRQALDAGADALLLDNMTPEEVRRCVEVATEHAAASGVRRALLEVSGGITLETVASYAHTGADVVSSGSLTNSSEVLDIGLDIDVR from the coding sequence ATGACGGTGCGCCGACCCTTCGACCCGCCCCGGGGTGTCGTGCGTGACCTGGTTGCCCGGGCTCTGGCTGAGGACCTCGATCCGCTCGGTGACCTGAGTGCTTCCCTCCTGCCGCCTAGCGCTCGGGCCGAAGCCCGCTTCGTGGTCCGCACGTCTGGGGTGGTGGCCGGCCTTGCCTGCGTCGACGAGACGTTCACCCAGGTCGATGACGCCATCACCTGTGAGTGGCGGGTCACCGACGGTGATGTGGTGGACCCCCGAGACGTGCTCGGCACCGTCAACGGTCCACTGGCATCGGTGCTCACCGCGGAACGCACCGCACTCAACTTCCTCGGCCACCTGAGCGGCATCGCCACCCGTACCCGGGCTTTCGTCGATGCTGCTTCACCGTTGCGGGTGTGGGACACCCGCAAGACCATTCCCGGTCTGCGCTCCGTACAGAAGGCCGCGGTGCGAGCCGGTGGGGCCCGCAACCACCGGGGCAACCTGAGCGACTGGGTGATGTTCAAGGACAACCACCTGACCGCGCTCGGCATCGTCGATGCGGTGGCCTTGGCCCGTGACACGTGGCCGGGGCGCACCGTCCACGTGGAGTGCGATCACATAGATCAGGTGCGGCAGGCCCTCGACGCCGGAGCCGATGCCCTGTTGTTGGACAACATGACGCCCGAAGAGGTCCGCCGGTGCGTCGAGGTCGCTACCGAACATGCCGCCGCATCCGGTGTTCGCCGGGCCCTTCTCGAGGTGTCGGGCGGGATAACCCTCGAGACGGTTGCTTCCTACGCCCACACCGGGGCGGACGTGGTGTCGAGCGGGTCGCTGACCAATTCGTCAGAGGTACTCGACATAGGGCTCGACATAGACGTGCGCTGA
- the nadB gene encoding L-aspartate oxidase: protein MAGLSAAVRAADTHRMRVGVLTKGELPQATTRWAQGGVAAVLGGNDPDSTDLHLADTLAAGAGLCDAEAVRVLVDEGPARVNELIAMGAMFDRDAHGELELAREGGHSLNRIVHAGGSATGAEVERALVEAVQATMAVLHEHAFALELIVEAGHCRGVTALFADGSVREVRATNVLVTTGGAGQMYAVTTNPLEATGDGIAMALRAGVAVADIEFTQFHPTALSIDSMPRPLLTEALRGHGALLRDTTGERFVNELEPRDVVSRASTRRMLELGADHVFLDATGLEAFDQRFPNIAAELRQVGLDPARDWLPVAPAAHYTCGGIVTDLHGASSLPGLWAAGEVSCSGVHGANRLASNSLLEGMVFGPRAVEAIEAGVVGPEASGAMRTVMGSDPDRSAPVPPGVIGGQFVHLDRSEPAPGEPVDVAEARLRLQRELTAHAGVLRDAGSLGCALATVNQVLAAPRGGTIADHELHNLATVGRAAVVAAQRREESRGAHTRDDFPDARPEFARRFVFV, encoded by the coding sequence GTGGCCGGGCTTTCGGCTGCGGTCCGAGCCGCGGACACCCACCGCATGAGGGTGGGTGTGCTGACCAAGGGGGAACTCCCTCAGGCCACCACCCGTTGGGCTCAGGGTGGGGTGGCCGCGGTCTTGGGTGGCAACGATCCCGACTCCACCGACCTGCATCTGGCCGACACCCTGGCGGCGGGGGCGGGGCTCTGCGACGCCGAAGCGGTTCGGGTGCTGGTCGATGAAGGGCCGGCCCGGGTCAACGAACTGATCGCCATGGGTGCCATGTTCGACCGGGACGCCCACGGCGAGCTCGAACTGGCCCGCGAAGGCGGTCACTCTCTGAACCGGATCGTCCACGCTGGCGGTTCGGCCACCGGAGCCGAGGTGGAGCGGGCATTGGTAGAGGCGGTGCAGGCCACCATGGCGGTGCTTCACGAGCATGCCTTCGCCTTGGAGTTGATCGTAGAGGCGGGCCACTGCCGTGGGGTGACGGCGCTGTTCGCCGACGGGTCGGTACGGGAGGTCCGGGCCACCAACGTGTTGGTCACCACCGGCGGTGCCGGTCAGATGTACGCGGTCACCACCAACCCGTTGGAGGCCACCGGCGACGGCATAGCCATGGCCCTGCGGGCCGGGGTGGCGGTGGCCGACATCGAGTTCACCCAGTTCCACCCCACTGCGCTGTCGATCGACTCGATGCCTCGGCCGTTGCTCACCGAGGCACTGCGCGGCCACGGGGCCCTGCTGCGGGACACCACCGGTGAGCGGTTCGTGAACGAACTCGAACCTCGTGACGTGGTGTCGCGGGCCTCTACCCGGCGGATGTTGGAGCTGGGTGCCGATCACGTGTTCCTCGATGCCACCGGGCTGGAGGCGTTCGACCAGCGGTTCCCCAACATCGCCGCCGAGCTGCGTCAGGTCGGACTGGATCCGGCCCGAGACTGGCTGCCGGTAGCCCCAGCCGCCCACTACACCTGTGGCGGCATCGTCACTGACCTGCACGGAGCCTCGTCGCTTCCGGGATTGTGGGCGGCCGGTGAGGTGTCCTGCTCTGGGGTCCATGGGGCCAACCGCTTGGCATCGAACTCCTTGTTGGAGGGGATGGTTTTCGGGCCGCGGGCGGTGGAGGCGATCGAGGCCGGTGTGGTGGGACCCGAGGCCTCGGGTGCCATGCGTACGGTCATGGGTTCAGACCCCGATCGTTCGGCCCCAGTACCGCCGGGCGTGATCGGGGGCCAGTTCGTTCACCTCGACCGGTCGGAGCCTGCTCCAGGAGAACCGGTAGATGTCGCCGAGGCACGACTTCGTCTCCAGCGTGAGCTGACCGCCCACGCCGGGGTCCTCCGTGATGCAGGATCCCTCGGCTGTGCGCTGGCCACCGTCAACCAGGTGCTGGCCGCGCCCCGGGGTGGGACCATCGCGGATCACGAGCTGCACAACCTCGCCACGGTGGGTCGTGCCGCGGTGGTCGCCGCTCAGCGGCGCGAGGAGAGCCGCGGGGCCCACACCCGAGACGACTTCCCCGACGCTCGGCCCGAGTTCGCCCGTCGTTTTGTGTTCGTGTGA
- a CDS encoding aspartate 1-decarboxylase, translated as MRRRMMKSKIHRATVTDANLHYVGSITVDRDLMDAADLLEYEQVAVVDVDNGARLETYVIEGPRGSGAICLNGAAARLVAPGDKVIIISYADYEQAELDTYAPTIVHVDTSNTMVDEATATALAALHTPAPRPYHEVEARV; from the coding sequence ATGCGTCGTCGCATGATGAAGTCCAAGATCCACCGCGCCACGGTGACCGACGCCAACCTTCACTACGTGGGTTCGATAACCGTCGACCGTGATCTGATGGATGCCGCCGACCTGCTCGAGTACGAACAAGTGGCTGTTGTCGACGTGGACAACGGTGCCCGGCTCGAGACCTACGTCATCGAAGGACCGCGCGGCTCGGGTGCTATCTGTCTGAACGGTGCCGCGGCCCGTCTGGTGGCCCCCGGAGACAAGGTCATCATCATCAGCTACGCCGACTACGAACAGGCTGAGCTGGACACCTACGCCCCCACCATCGTCCACGTCGATACCTCCAACACCATGGTCGACGAGGCCACGGCCACGGCGCTGGCCGCGTTGCACACGCCGGCCCCTCGCCCGTACCACGAGGTCGAGGCCCGGGTCTGA
- a CDS encoding pantoate--beta-alanine ligase, whose protein sequence is MRVHTTIEGFRQILDERRAEGASVGFVPTMGYLHDGHASLMREASTGNDLAVASIFVNPLQFAATEDLSTYPRDLDRDLEVAEAAGVTDVLHPSVEEMYPRPVLTVVTVSSITRRFEGAARPEHFAGVATVVTKLFSIVGPCRSYFGEKDYQQLAVVRRLASDLSMPIEVVGCPTIREADGLAMSSRNVYLSADQRAAAPVLYRAMVDVVEQAQGGDGNVKPLTAGLLDRIASTTGVDKVDYAEIVDADTLEVAERVGGRQRILVAARFGATRLLDNLALELTAR, encoded by the coding sequence ATCCGGGTCCACACCACCATCGAAGGCTTCCGTCAGATCCTGGACGAACGTCGGGCCGAGGGGGCGTCCGTCGGCTTCGTACCCACCATGGGCTACCTGCACGACGGCCACGCCTCGTTGATGCGAGAGGCGTCAACTGGCAACGACCTCGCCGTGGCCAGCATCTTCGTGAACCCGCTCCAGTTCGCGGCCACAGAGGATCTGAGCACCTACCCGCGGGATCTGGACCGGGACCTCGAAGTGGCCGAGGCGGCTGGGGTAACGGATGTCCTGCACCCGTCGGTTGAGGAGATGTATCCCCGTCCCGTCCTCACCGTGGTCACGGTGTCGTCGATCACTCGACGGTTCGAGGGCGCGGCCCGCCCCGAGCACTTCGCCGGGGTGGCCACAGTGGTGACCAAGCTGTTCTCGATCGTGGGACCGTGCCGGTCCTACTTCGGGGAGAAGGACTACCAGCAGCTAGCGGTGGTCCGACGGCTGGCTTCGGATCTGTCGATGCCGATCGAGGTGGTCGGCTGTCCGACGATCAGAGAGGCGGACGGCCTGGCCATGTCCAGCCGGAACGTCTACCTCTCGGCCGACCAACGTGCCGCCGCTCCGGTGCTGTACCGGGCCATGGTCGACGTGGTCGAGCAGGCCCAGGGAGGCGACGGCAACGTGAAACCCCTCACCGCTGGGCTCCTCGACCGGATCGCCAGCACCACCGGGGTCGACAAGGTCGACTACGCCGAGATCGTTGACGCTGACACGCTCGAGGTGGCCGAGCGCGTCGGCGGCCGCCAGCGGATCCTCGTGGCGGCCCGTTTCGGTGCCACCCGGCTCCTCGACAACCTGGCCCTGGAGCTGACCGCTCGATAG
- a CDS encoding DUF2520 domain-containing protein, whose amino-acid sequence MARTDDGTVTVAPRLRVIGPGRAGGAFAMALARAGWAVAEPLRRGDDVARAAHGVDLVLVATPDAVVGDVAARIEPVPTAVVAHCAGSLGLDVLTQPRVAAIHPLVALPSAVLGAERLAAGAWFAVAGDPLAQRVVADLCGRWFTVADADRAAYHAAAVVASNHLVALMGQVERIASGIGVPLEAYLDLVRATIDNVQTLGAADALTGPVARGDWATVGRHLAELDPSEHEAYRALAAAARRLVDGDGLPPGL is encoded by the coding sequence GTGGCCCGGACTGATGACGGCACGGTGACGGTCGCTCCCAGGCTTCGGGTGATCGGCCCCGGCAGGGCTGGCGGCGCCTTCGCAATGGCCTTGGCCCGGGCCGGATGGGCGGTGGCCGAGCCCCTGCGGCGAGGTGACGACGTAGCCAGGGCGGCACATGGGGTGGACTTGGTCCTGGTTGCCACTCCCGATGCCGTGGTCGGCGATGTGGCCGCGCGCATCGAACCGGTCCCGACCGCGGTCGTGGCCCACTGCGCGGGGAGCTTGGGGCTCGACGTGCTCACCCAGCCGCGGGTGGCGGCTATACATCCGCTGGTGGCGTTGCCGTCGGCGGTGCTGGGGGCCGAGCGGCTGGCTGCGGGGGCATGGTTTGCGGTGGCCGGTGACCCATTGGCACAGCGGGTGGTGGCCGACCTCTGCGGACGATGGTTCACGGTCGCCGATGCCGACCGGGCTGCGTACCACGCCGCCGCGGTAGTGGCCTCGAACCATCTGGTGGCGCTGATGGGGCAGGTGGAACGGATCGCATCGGGGATCGGGGTCCCGCTTGAGGCATACCTGGACCTGGTGCGAGCCACCATCGACAACGTGCAAACCCTGGGCGCGGCCGATGCCCTGACCGGCCCCGTGGCTCGCGGTGACTGGGCCACGGTGGGCCGCCACCTGGCCGAACTGGACCCGAGCGAGCACGAGGCCTACCGGGCTCTGGCAGCGGCCGCCCGCCGCCTGGTCGATGGGGACGGCCTACCCCCCGGACTCTGA
- the folK gene encoding 2-amino-4-hydroxy-6-hydroxymethyldihydropteridine diphosphokinase, producing the protein MTRAFLSLGSNLGDRRRVLSEAIESLGAMVVAVSPVYETDPVGGPDQGPFLNLVVELDSDVAPRDLLAVCHRLESAAGRVRAERWGPRTLDVDIVWIEGQMVSDPDLEIPHPRMWERRFVLAPLRDLAPDLVSEHALLDAEGSVQVLGPLADAGGPD; encoded by the coding sequence GTGACCCGGGCGTTCTTGTCGCTGGGTTCCAACCTGGGGGATCGACGACGGGTGTTGAGCGAGGCGATCGAGTCTCTAGGCGCCATGGTCGTGGCGGTGTCACCCGTCTATGAGACCGACCCGGTCGGTGGCCCGGACCAGGGCCCGTTCCTGAACCTGGTGGTCGAGCTGGACTCCGACGTTGCACCCCGGGACCTGTTGGCGGTGTGCCATCGACTCGAGTCGGCGGCGGGGCGGGTCCGGGCCGAACGTTGGGGTCCACGTACCCTCGACGTCGACATCGTTTGGATCGAGGGTCAGATGGTTTCGGACCCAGACCTGGAGATCCCACACCCCCGAATGTGGGAACGTCGCTTCGTGTTGGCCCCGCTGCGCGACCTTGCCCCCGACCTGGTGTCCGAGCATGCCCTGCTCGACGCCGAGGGCTCGGTGCAGGTGCTCGGGCCGCTGGCCGACGCGGGTGGCCCGGACTGA
- the folB gene encoding dihydroneopterin aldolase, with the protein MSVGDRPGSAADRIELRGLRLIGICGALPEERERAQPLEMDVDVYVPFSAAGASDELDDTVDYGAICTALAVVVETGRPQLLEHLAETLATTVLDLDARIVAVTVGVRKLRPPVPQPLATSGVSIHRVRGPETRS; encoded by the coding sequence GTGAGCGTCGGCGATCGTCCGGGGTCGGCGGCCGATCGCATCGAGCTGCGGGGTCTCCGCCTCATTGGAATTTGCGGAGCTTTGCCCGAAGAACGGGAACGGGCCCAGCCCTTGGAGATGGACGTCGATGTGTACGTACCGTTCTCCGCTGCCGGGGCATCGGACGAGCTCGATGACACCGTCGACTACGGGGCGATCTGCACCGCCTTGGCGGTGGTGGTCGAAACCGGGCGCCCCCAACTGCTCGAGCACTTGGCCGAGACGCTGGCCACCACCGTGTTGGACCTTGATGCCCGCATCGTGGCGGTCACGGTGGGGGTGCGCAAGCTTCGACCACCGGTTCCCCAGCCTCTGGCCACCTCCGGGGTGAGCATCCACCGGGTTCGGGGTCCGGAGACCCGGTCGTGA